A stretch of Desulfurivibrio alkaliphilus AHT 2 DNA encodes these proteins:
- a CDS encoding cytochrome c3 family protein: MTIRHFKLTLLSIILLGWALPAAGGGLVGQCADCHTMHNSEQGAPVARVGTEGAISDTPLQNLLRMDCIACHAQGSGERIVSLPGGSKVPQVYHNDPAGDLAAGNFAYISGTKDGHQGSFGNRKGHNVVDVVNADSELAYPPGFRHAGSGGIGAFSVEAFTCAGSMGCHGFRGQLLAVEEQDCDPVDPDCVSSLNIYRTGLNALSGYEGEGNLKRGAHHSNFEGLKMGQTSPEFEENPLAGSYRFLHSVRGLGNEQDRWQNIDENSHNEYFGIEERTTNFNTSNCNACHFGGTVSATYSRIYSPWRTTTGFCLTCHGNFHSTGMAGPGNGSSGAFLRHPSDYVIPDAGEYAVYTAYNVTAPVARPLAFFTEGTGPSAEVSPGEDMVMCLSCHQAHATPYDGMLRFDYNAMVAGGNTEQVGCLACHTVKGVPVAER, encoded by the coding sequence ACAGCGAGCAGGGAGCACCGGTGGCCCGGGTCGGCACGGAAGGGGCCATCAGCGACACCCCCCTGCAGAACCTGCTGCGAATGGACTGCATCGCCTGCCATGCCCAGGGCTCCGGCGAACGTATCGTCTCTCTGCCCGGCGGCAGCAAAGTGCCCCAGGTTTACCACAATGACCCCGCAGGCGATCTGGCTGCCGGCAATTTCGCATACATCTCCGGCACCAAGGATGGCCATCAGGGCAGTTTCGGCAACCGCAAGGGGCACAACGTGGTGGATGTGGTCAACGCCGACAGCGAGTTGGCCTACCCTCCCGGTTTCCGCCACGCCGGCTCCGGCGGCATTGGCGCTTTTTCCGTGGAAGCCTTCACCTGCGCCGGCTCCATGGGCTGCCACGGCTTTCGTGGCCAGCTTCTGGCGGTTGAGGAACAGGATTGCGACCCCGTTGACCCGGACTGCGTGTCGAGCCTTAACATTTACCGTACCGGCCTTAATGCCTTAAGCGGATATGAAGGGGAGGGCAACCTTAAGCGTGGAGCCCATCACAGCAATTTTGAAGGCCTCAAAATGGGGCAAACCTCGCCGGAGTTTGAAGAGAACCCCTTGGCCGGCAGTTACCGTTTTCTCCATTCAGTAAGGGGCCTGGGCAACGAGCAGGATCGCTGGCAGAATATTGATGAGAACAGCCACAACGAATATTTTGGCATCGAAGAGCGAACAACGAATTTCAACACATCCAACTGCAATGCTTGCCATTTCGGCGGCACTGTGTCTGCGACCTATTCCCGTATCTATTCACCATGGCGGACCACCACCGGTTTCTGCCTGACCTGTCACGGCAACTTCCACTCAACCGGCATGGCGGGCCCGGGCAATGGCAGCAGCGGCGCCTTCCTACGCCATCCCTCCGATTACGTGATCCCCGACGCAGGCGAATATGCCGTCTACACGGCCTATAATGTTACCGCCCCGGTGGCCCGGCCGCTGGCCTTCTTCACCGAGGGCACAGGACCCAGCGCCGAGGTAAGCCCCGGCGAAGACATGGTGATGTGCCTCTCCTGCCACCAGGCCCACGCCACTCCCTACGACGGCATGCTCCGTTTTGACTACAACGCGATGGTGGCCGGCGGCAACACCGAACAGGTGGGCTGCCTGGCCTGCCACACCGTCAAAGGGGTGCCGGTGGCGGAGCGTTGA